A part of Prolixibacteraceae bacterium genomic DNA contains:
- a CDS encoding alpha-L-fucosidase produces MSKRDLLWIICMVCFISINSYAQEEFPHYSKGRTHVDTSQVSATKWKALKRDVPAWFNDAKFGIYAHWGPYCVPIYTTHYTGSGNSWYSRWIYTKGHPYNINQINKYGPLQSFGYKDFFQMFSAPRFNANEWAEIVAASGAKFAGPVAMHHDGFAMWDSDVAPWNAADYGPKRDICGELIEAYRGKGLKVVSSFHHGYTFSGLYYGRSKNIEPNTDIYDPKYAKLYGNFKDQRDAEAYWLALLKEYIVKYKPDQLWFDWGQRWISWETRYQLAKFYYETLERAGMKGIISMKANQWPIEVSLRDFERGGAKQIESRPWQTDDSPGPWMCKEQMVFKGADWIKTLLVDVVSKNGTLLLNITPHPLGYILEDQASSLREVGQWLNINGEAIYGSRPWKVYYQGPNSRFTLKIKKGQHLPKGVEVYANSGHTYYIKLQSNDFRFTRSKDGGSLYVFAMNRPSDFAIASLHSKDLKRHSTISLLGSDKRVSVEFNKEKQAYVKLDTFSKEMEKLSAPYVFKIEGLKR; encoded by the coding sequence ATGAGTAAAAGAGATCTACTATGGATTATCTGCATGGTCTGCTTTATTTCGATAAACAGTTATGCACAAGAGGAGTTCCCTCACTATTCTAAAGGAAGAACGCATGTCGATACTTCGCAAGTAAGTGCGACAAAGTGGAAAGCATTGAAAAGAGATGTGCCAGCATGGTTTAATGATGCTAAATTTGGCATTTATGCCCATTGGGGGCCATATTGTGTACCGATCTATACTACCCATTACACTGGAAGTGGAAATAGCTGGTACTCACGATGGATCTACACCAAAGGGCATCCCTATAATATCAATCAAATCAATAAGTATGGTCCTTTGCAGTCGTTTGGATACAAGGATTTCTTTCAGATGTTTTCGGCACCGAGATTTAATGCAAACGAGTGGGCAGAGATTGTAGCAGCTTCTGGAGCTAAGTTTGCAGGTCCTGTAGCGATGCATCATGATGGTTTTGCAATGTGGGATAGTGATGTGGCTCCATGGAATGCAGCCGACTATGGTCCCAAAAGAGATATCTGTGGAGAGCTGATAGAGGCCTATAGAGGTAAGGGGTTGAAGGTGGTCTCCTCTTTTCATCATGGTTATACTTTTTCGGGGCTCTACTATGGTAGGAGTAAGAATATAGAACCCAATACGGATATTTACGATCCGAAGTATGCCAAACTTTATGGAAACTTTAAGGATCAACGGGATGCAGAAGCATATTGGCTCGCCCTACTAAAAGAGTATATCGTGAAGTATAAGCCGGATCAGTTGTGGTTTGACTGGGGCCAGAGGTGGATTAGCTGGGAGACACGATATCAGTTGGCGAAATTCTATTATGAGACATTAGAGAGAGCTGGGATGAAGGGTATTATTTCAATGAAAGCCAACCAATGGCCTATCGAAGTCAGTCTACGTGATTTTGAGAGAGGTGGCGCAAAACAGATCGAGTCGCGTCCTTGGCAGACAGATGACTCTCCAGGTCCATGGATGTGTAAAGAGCAGATGGTCTTTAAAGGAGCTGATTGGATTAAAACATTGCTTGTGGATGTGGTAAGTAAAAATGGTACGTTGCTACTAAATATTACACCTCATCCTCTTGGATATATACTCGAAGATCAAGCATCGTCTCTTCGTGAGGTTGGTCAATGGTTAAATATCAACGGGGAAGCTATCTATGGTTCACGACCTTGGAAAGTGTACTATCAAGGTCCAAACAGTAGGTTTACGTTGAAGATAAAGAAAGGGCAGCATCTTCCTAAAGGTGTCGAAGTATATGCTAACAGTGGGCACACCTACTATATCAAGCTACAAAGCAATGATTTTAGATTTACTCGATCGAAGGATGGTGGTTCACTCTATGTTTTTGCAATGAATCGTCCATCGGACTTTGCTATTGCCTCGCTCCATTCGAAAGATCTAAAGCGACACAGTACAATTAGCCTGTTGGGTTCTGACAAGAGGGTAAGCGTTGAATTTAATAAGGAAAAGCAAGCTTATGTGAAGCTTGACACTTTCAGTAAGGAGATGGAGAAGCTTTCGGCTCCATATGTATTTAAAATTGAAGGGTTAAAACGATAA
- a CDS encoding glycine betaine ABC transporter substrate-binding protein translates to MNLNSLVSVLICCCACFACSTSKKKTVNTNDKSRPDVVIAYDHWRQNKAITQFAKRILVSKGYNVKIQPTHNPMEALRNKKVDIVLSDWVPQNIYPEPGPDYAVLGNLYNEALMGVIVPHYTKINSLAELENKENKDSHTIYTPTFGFESECALNEIKKRYNFNLCVERMDQLQMVTLVKDRLQKKQDVFIVGCYPHPMINKKLFKIVEDPYHAFATKYQLVKVCSRSWAKKHPKLEKFFKNFQFETSHFEKLIELTDKNKWDTKVSIDEWYQLYKPEYSLLVEEKES, encoded by the coding sequence ATGAACCTTAATTCTTTGGTGTCTGTTCTTATCTGTTGTTGTGCTTGTTTTGCATGTTCAACATCAAAAAAGAAAACAGTAAATACGAATGATAAGAGCCGCCCAGATGTTGTGATTGCATACGATCATTGGCGGCAGAATAAAGCCATTACACAATTTGCAAAGCGTATCCTTGTCTCAAAAGGATATAACGTGAAGATCCAACCTACCCATAACCCAATGGAAGCCCTACGAAATAAAAAAGTAGATATTGTGCTTTCTGATTGGGTTCCACAAAACATCTATCCAGAGCCAGGTCCTGATTATGCCGTATTAGGAAACCTCTATAATGAAGCTTTGATGGGAGTGATCGTTCCTCATTATACTAAGATTAACTCTTTGGCTGAGTTAGAAAACAAAGAAAATAAAGATTCTCATACGATCTATACTCCTACATTCGGTTTCGAATCGGAGTGTGCTCTTAATGAAATCAAAAAGCGCTATAACTTCAACCTATGTGTCGAAAGAATGGACCAATTACAAATGGTCACTTTGGTTAAAGATAGACTGCAAAAAAAGCAAGATGTTTTTATCGTAGGCTGTTATCCTCATCCCATGATCAACAAAAAACTATTTAAAATAGTTGAAGATCCATACCATGCTTTTGCAACCAAATACCAACTGGTAAAAGTATGTTCTCGTTCATGGGCCAAAAAACATCCTAAACTAGAGAAATTCTTTAAAAACTTTCAATTCGAGACTTCTCATTTTGAGAAACTAATAGAGTTGACCGATAAAAACAAATGGGATACCAAGGTATCCATAGATGAATGGTATCAACTATATAAACCTGAATACTCCCTATTAGTAGAAGAGAAGGAGTCTTAA
- a CDS encoding RagB/SusD family nutrient uptake outer membrane protein: MRKNLAYIFILSFLMISCEKDFLERYPLDKISSADYWTSENDLRLYANKFYQKLPSHGTNYSSGYMFSRDKGTDNLISGKADDRFSGVLVTPSSDGSKWNWSTIRSVNYFIAHCDKVTTGNKASINTYKGEIYFFRAYFYYNLLKKYGDLPWVDKVMTENSQELYNPRVSRNIIANNIVKDLDIAIELLKSRASQKGDDKMRISKEVALLFKSRVCLYEGTWEKYHQGTAFGVDGKDGREFLELVPDVLKQMKMLGTCAIETGDPTNAYWSLFNKSDYTNSKEVLLWRKYDISLGLGHNLNRNLARGNSEGLTKSFIDSFLDIEGNPISASNVFQGYNSLTEIVADRDPRLKQSVWVENTTLTTNHPSGKDEYFDIPLVVASTEDRSITGFNTYKGFNPDYDQRSANHICTTGAIIMRYAEVLLNDAEAKAELGTLTQADVDQTINVLRDRVGMVHLDIANITEDINWQFPKVSDVINEIRRERRIELSLSGYRKDDLMRWRGASSFINKRPLGFKYTGSVYEGKYLDKKGKDMVKLNQNLFLTDEGFIDPFKKILPNGYGFDENRDYLLPLPLDQLNLNNNLKQNPGWES; the protein is encoded by the coding sequence ATGAGAAAAAATTTAGCTTATATATTTATACTTTCTTTCTTAATGATTTCATGTGAGAAAGACTTTCTAGAGAGATATCCATTAGACAAGATTAGTTCTGCTGATTATTGGACTTCTGAAAATGACCTTAGGTTATATGCCAATAAGTTTTATCAGAAGTTACCGTCACATGGCACAAACTACTCCTCTGGTTATATGTTTAGTCGAGATAAAGGCACAGATAATCTAATCTCAGGTAAAGCAGATGATCGTTTTAGTGGTGTATTGGTTACTCCGTCGAGTGATGGCAGTAAGTGGAATTGGAGTACTATACGTTCTGTAAATTATTTTATTGCTCATTGTGATAAAGTTACGACAGGAAATAAAGCTTCAATTAACACATACAAAGGGGAGATCTATTTTTTCAGAGCATATTTTTACTATAATTTATTAAAAAAATATGGTGATCTTCCTTGGGTTGATAAGGTGATGACAGAAAATTCTCAAGAGCTTTATAATCCACGTGTTTCTAGAAATATCATTGCAAACAATATTGTTAAAGACTTAGATATTGCCATTGAACTGCTTAAGTCTCGCGCATCTCAAAAAGGGGATGATAAGATGAGGATTTCTAAAGAAGTAGCATTGCTTTTTAAGTCTAGAGTTTGTCTATATGAAGGTACTTGGGAGAAGTATCATCAAGGAACAGCATTCGGTGTTGATGGAAAAGATGGTAGAGAATTTCTAGAGCTTGTTCCAGACGTATTGAAGCAAATGAAGATGCTAGGGACATGCGCTATTGAGACTGGAGACCCTACGAATGCTTACTGGTCTCTGTTTAATAAGAGCGACTACACGAATAGTAAAGAGGTTTTATTGTGGAGGAAGTATGATATAAGCTTAGGCTTAGGTCATAACCTAAATAGAAACCTTGCGAGAGGAAACAGCGAAGGGTTAACCAAATCATTTATTGATTCTTTTTTGGATATTGAAGGAAATCCGATTTCAGCAAGTAATGTTTTTCAGGGTTATAATTCATTGACTGAGATTGTAGCTGATCGTGATCCTAGACTGAAACAATCGGTTTGGGTAGAGAATACGACATTGACAACAAATCATCCTTCTGGTAAAGATGAGTATTTTGATATCCCTCTAGTGGTGGCAAGTACAGAAGATCGTAGTATTACTGGATTTAATACTTACAAAGGTTTTAATCCTGATTATGATCAGAGATCAGCAAATCATATTTGTACTACTGGTGCGATTATTATGAGATATGCAGAGGTGTTGTTAAATGATGCTGAAGCCAAAGCTGAATTAGGAACATTAACACAAGCAGATGTGGATCAAACAATTAATGTTCTACGTGATCGTGTAGGAATGGTTCATCTAGATATTGCAAATATCACAGAAGATATTAATTGGCAATTCCCAAAAGTATCAGATGTGATTAATGAAATAAGAAGAGAACGACGTATTGAACTGTCATTATCAGGATATCGTAAAGATGATTTGATGAGATGGAGAGGTGCCTCTTCTTTTATCAATAAACGTCCACTTGGGTTTAAATATACCGGGTCAGTATACGAAGGAAAGTATTTAGACAAAAAAGGAAAAGACATGGTTAAATTAAATCAAAATCTTTTCTTGACAGATGAAGGATTTATTGATCCTTTCAAAAAGATACTGCCTAATGGTTATGGTTTTGATGAGAATAGAGACTATCTACTTCCGTTGCCATTAGATCAATTGAATCTAAATAATAACTTGAAGCAGAATCCTGGATGGGAATCGTAA
- a CDS encoding TonB-dependent receptor, producing the protein MSYNSNAISSNDAIESHIEVTQTVKTKLIRGQVIDENKGPLPGVTITTEGAKHGTITDMDGFFQLKIEESVDKLHFSFVGMKTKTVILGTNKLINVQLFPSAIGLDEVVAVGFGTQKKANLTGSVASVGEEAFSSRPVSNVTQALQGKVAGLSITTNKSGGTPGASKSINIRGLGSVNGKNAPYVLVDGIEMSLDDINPNDIAQISVLKDAAASAIYGARAAYGVILVTTKNGKEGIHVNYSNNFSFSTATNLPNKMNSLDFVEYYNDAAHNSGQSPVFNDEMIDRIRTYMGDPNSIPVAVPKTTDPTRYDWGTANANTDWYDEHFKSWVPSQTHNISISGGNGNTKFYLSGGYFTQDGILKYGDDKYTRKTINAKLETKIASWITVKGSILYRSSTNDKPSTGIEQYFHDVSRLWPTYPIIDPNGNFTDLSKVTGIRDGGRNIQEKNLFGLTGEINFEPIKNWVTTVRINKKIGFNESNKSSLFYNGYLVDGSTVPLNRQNSLTTGASSANLLSPQVFTTYKLDLAKDHHFNILAGVQQELKESEGKTITRKDLITQGVVSVKTAVGDLTASDNREHSSTQSLFGRFNYNYKGKYLIEMNARADGTSRFAEGSRWGFFPSVSLGYDIAKEGYFKSLTDHISQLKVRFSYGSLGNQNVANYLYLENMKYKAQSSWILGSVRDPYMENPNIKSSSLTWEVVTTKTIGLDIALLNNRLTGTFDFYEGITSDMLGPSNTVPAVLGTGAPKENNAEMRTRGIDFSLSWKDKIGDFNYFITGTLNNYSKEITSYKNDRQLINNYYVGKEIGEIWGYRSNGLFQSEEEVKGAPSQKFINKKPWQEGDVRYEDLNGDNEINKGKQTIQDHGDLEVIGNTTPKMQYGISLGASWKGFDFSMFIQGVGKRDLWLDQSYFFGIVGNKHVSSAFNDHKDYWTPENTNAYYARPYMDRQSGKNQQKSSRYLQNGAYIRLKNLQLGYSLPSSLLQKWSITKIRLFVSGENLWTHSNLADMFDPEATSGKKNRNSNKAGTGNGKIYPLQMVLSTGISVSF; encoded by the coding sequence ATGTCATATAACTCGAATGCAATTTCATCTAACGATGCTATAGAATCGCATATTGAAGTGACACAAACTGTAAAGACAAAATTAATCAGAGGTCAAGTCATTGATGAAAACAAAGGTCCTCTACCTGGAGTTACCATAACTACCGAAGGAGCCAAACATGGAACAATTACTGATATGGATGGGTTCTTTCAACTGAAGATAGAAGAGAGTGTTGATAAATTACATTTTTCTTTTGTTGGTATGAAGACAAAAACGGTAATCTTGGGAACCAATAAGTTAATTAATGTGCAGTTATTTCCAAGTGCAATTGGACTTGACGAAGTTGTAGCTGTAGGTTTTGGAACGCAGAAAAAAGCCAACTTAACGGGGTCAGTAGCCTCAGTTGGAGAAGAAGCCTTCTCAAGTAGACCCGTTTCAAATGTCACACAAGCTCTACAAGGGAAAGTTGCTGGATTATCTATTACGACCAATAAATCTGGTGGCACGCCTGGGGCAAGCAAGTCAATCAACATTAGAGGATTAGGGTCAGTAAATGGAAAGAATGCTCCTTATGTACTAGTAGATGGTATTGAGATGAGTTTAGATGATATCAACCCTAATGATATTGCACAAATTTCTGTATTAAAAGATGCTGCTGCTTCAGCGATCTATGGTGCACGGGCAGCATATGGAGTGATATTGGTAACGACCAAAAATGGAAAAGAGGGTATTCATGTTAACTACTCTAACAATTTCTCTTTTTCTACTGCCACAAACCTTCCCAATAAGATGAATTCACTGGATTTTGTTGAGTATTATAATGATGCAGCACACAATTCAGGACAATCTCCAGTATTTAATGATGAGATGATTGATCGCATCAGAACTTACATGGGTGATCCCAATAGCATTCCCGTTGCAGTACCTAAAACGACAGATCCAACACGTTATGATTGGGGAACTGCGAATGCCAATACGGATTGGTATGACGAGCATTTTAAATCTTGGGTTCCAAGTCAGACACACAACATTAGTATTAGTGGCGGAAATGGTAATACTAAATTTTATTTGAGTGGAGGATATTTCACACAAGATGGAATATTAAAGTATGGAGATGATAAATACACACGAAAGACGATTAATGCAAAATTAGAGACTAAAATTGCATCATGGATTACCGTTAAAGGGTCGATCTTGTATAGGTCATCGACAAATGACAAACCATCGACAGGAATTGAGCAATATTTTCATGATGTATCAAGATTATGGCCTACGTACCCTATTATAGATCCGAATGGAAATTTCACCGATCTATCAAAAGTGACAGGAATCAGAGATGGAGGGCGTAATATTCAAGAGAAGAATCTGTTTGGATTAACAGGGGAGATTAATTTTGAGCCTATAAAGAACTGGGTTACTACGGTTAGGATAAATAAAAAGATTGGATTTAACGAAAGCAATAAGAGCTCATTATTCTATAATGGTTATTTGGTTGATGGTTCAACAGTTCCTTTAAATAGACAGAACTCATTAACAACGGGGGCATCATCTGCAAACTTACTATCACCTCAAGTTTTTACCACATATAAATTAGATCTTGCGAAGGATCATCATTTCAATATTTTGGCTGGTGTACAGCAAGAGCTAAAAGAGTCAGAAGGAAAGACAATAACACGAAAAGACTTAATCACTCAAGGTGTTGTTTCTGTAAAAACAGCAGTCGGAGATCTAACGGCTTCTGATAATCGAGAACATTCATCTACACAGAGTCTATTTGGACGTTTTAATTACAACTATAAAGGCAAATACTTGATTGAGATGAATGCTCGTGCTGATGGAACTTCGCGTTTTGCTGAAGGTAGTCGTTGGGGGTTCTTCCCATCAGTATCTTTGGGTTATGATATTGCGAAAGAGGGGTATTTCAAATCATTGACTGATCATATATCTCAATTAAAAGTGAGGTTCTCTTATGGTTCTTTAGGAAATCAGAATGTTGCTAATTACTTGTATTTGGAGAACATGAAATATAAGGCTCAATCAAGTTGGATACTGGGAAGTGTTCGTGATCCTTATATGGAAAATCCGAATATCAAGAGTTCAAGTTTGACATGGGAGGTGGTAACCACAAAAACAATTGGTCTTGATATTGCCCTCTTAAACAACAGGCTGACAGGTACATTTGATTTCTATGAAGGAATAACAAGTGATATGTTAGGGCCTTCAAATACAGTCCCAGCAGTATTGGGAACTGGTGCACCCAAAGAGAATAATGCGGAGATGAGAACCCGAGGAATAGACTTCTCATTATCATGGAAAGATAAAATTGGTGATTTTAATTATTTCATCACAGGAACACTGAATAACTACTCAAAGGAAATTACGAGCTATAAGAATGATCGCCAGTTGATCAATAATTATTATGTGGGTAAGGAAATTGGAGAAATATGGGGATACCGTTCCAATGGATTGTTTCAATCAGAAGAAGAGGTAAAGGGAGCTCCAAGTCAGAAGTTCATAAATAAAAAGCCATGGCAGGAAGGTGACGTAAGATATGAAGATCTTAATGGAGACAATGAAATAAATAAAGGGAAGCAAACCATTCAAGATCATGGTGATTTAGAGGTTATTGGAAATACGACACCTAAGATGCAGTATGGAATTAGTCTTGGTGCTTCATGGAAAGGATTCGATTTTTCTATGTTTATTCAAGGGGTAGGAAAACGAGATCTGTGGTTAGATCAGAGTTATTTCTTTGGAATTGTAGGTAATAAACATGTCTCTTCCGCTTTTAACGACCATAAAGATTATTGGACACCTGAAAACACCAATGCTTATTATGCTCGTCCATATATGGATAGACAGTCTGGAAAGAATCAGCAGAAGTCATCAAGGTATCTACAAAATGGTGCATATATACGACTTAAGAACCTACAATTAGGGTATTCATTACCTAGTTCCTTACTACAAAAGTGGTCGATCACTAAAATTAGACTATTTGTCTCAGGAGAGAACCTATGGACACACTCTAACCTTGCAGATATGTTTGATCCAGAAGCAACTTCGGGAAAGAAAAATCGAAATTCAAACAAAGCAGGTACGGGTAATGGTAAAATATATCCACTACAGATGGTTCTTTCAACAGGTATCAGTGTTTCTTTTTAA
- a CDS encoding TonB-dependent receptor: MNIKFFSLLIGWILIGISTHITAQERTDIIKGTVVDQAGQAIPSVVVISYPSGLGTTTNANGNFSINIKDTDRYIEFKMMGFENQRLLRSRWSNPLQVTLVSGDENLDEVVITAGRSKETLNEVPGAISIVSKRVLSQQLGVTTNLNEVLANSVPGMAPSSQTSSNWGQTLRGRNVLVMVDGVPQSTPLRNGQLGIRSIDPNVISRVEVIKGATAIYGNGAEGGIVNYITQKSGGEKKISSKTVIRGSQSLVSPEDSRSYSVQQMFYGTVGKFRYLVNGGYEKTGLFKDADGDIIGQIYGLSNNTNYNIFGKLGYDFTSKSTLEVMANRYQSKQGLDYTTEAGGAFINSDGEYELKKAQGKSGEQPGVSPGVVISNITASYSHQDIFSGSHLNVDGYYQKAENIFFYSKNFENGGQSEINSEKMGLRPHIETTLSLFDTSTLRLLYGLDLLNDKTSQDLVDGRHWTPVMDMLSVAPYLQASLRIKEAWMLKGGVRYENMSVRVPTYKTLPYSAKGDGVFSANSTIQGGTLRYDNVTFNAGLRYIAHDSFRPYFSYSQGFSVSDLGRVLRYVPATKAINSIDDISTEPVITDNYELGFSSHFGIFKMSASGFLSTSEMGSSLVFDKVSQGYVNKRQPQTIFGYEVTADLKLCKKLMVGGSYSFTEGLYADDQTKSISYIPNTIISAPKSTAYIDYQPIEKLSLHMNVLHVGQRDRFAANDKGLYAFGHHPVKDAYTVIDLLGSYQCNSHLKLMASVKNLLNTDYFPARSQWGAFNGSYIIKGEGLTMQLGLEYTL, translated from the coding sequence ATGAACATTAAATTCTTCTCACTTCTTATAGGTTGGATTCTTATAGGAATATCTACGCATATTACTGCCCAAGAGAGAACAGATATAATAAAAGGTACTGTTGTGGACCAGGCAGGACAAGCTATTCCATCTGTTGTGGTCATCTCTTATCCTTCTGGTTTGGGAACCACGACAAATGCTAATGGAAATTTTAGTATCAATATAAAGGATACGGACCGATATATAGAGTTCAAGATGATGGGGTTTGAGAACCAACGTTTATTAAGAAGTCGTTGGAGTAATCCTCTTCAAGTAACTTTAGTGTCTGGAGACGAGAACTTAGACGAGGTGGTGATCACTGCAGGCCGAAGCAAAGAGACATTGAATGAAGTGCCTGGAGCTATTTCGATAGTATCAAAACGAGTGTTGTCACAACAGCTTGGTGTCACCACGAACCTTAATGAGGTGTTGGCCAACAGTGTACCTGGAATGGCGCCATCATCACAAACATCAAGTAACTGGGGACAGACCTTGAGAGGTCGGAATGTTTTGGTGATGGTAGATGGTGTTCCTCAATCCACCCCTCTAAGAAATGGGCAGTTAGGTATTCGTAGTATCGATCCCAATGTCATTTCGAGGGTTGAAGTGATCAAAGGAGCTACGGCCATCTATGGAAATGGCGCCGAGGGAGGAATTGTAAATTATATTACACAGAAGAGTGGTGGAGAGAAGAAAATATCTTCAAAAACAGTTATTAGAGGGTCACAATCGTTGGTATCCCCTGAAGATAGTCGAAGCTATAGTGTTCAGCAGATGTTTTATGGTACGGTAGGTAAGTTCAGATATCTCGTTAATGGAGGGTATGAGAAGACAGGACTGTTCAAAGATGCTGATGGAGATATCATAGGACAGATCTATGGTCTATCTAATAACACGAACTATAATATTTTTGGTAAACTAGGCTATGATTTCACGTCGAAATCTACACTAGAAGTGATGGCCAATCGTTATCAGTCGAAACAAGGTTTGGACTATACCACTGAGGCTGGAGGTGCATTTATCAATAGTGATGGAGAGTATGAGCTTAAAAAGGCTCAAGGTAAGAGTGGCGAACAACCGGGAGTTTCACCAGGGGTGGTCATAAGCAATATTACGGCGAGTTATAGTCATCAAGATATTTTTTCTGGTAGTCACTTGAATGTGGATGGGTATTATCAGAAAGCAGAAAATATATTTTTCTACTCAAAGAATTTTGAGAACGGAGGACAGTCTGAGATTAATTCAGAGAAGATGGGATTACGTCCACATATTGAAACTACCCTATCTCTTTTTGACACCAGTACTTTACGTTTGCTTTATGGTCTTGATCTTTTAAACGATAAAACATCTCAAGATTTGGTTGATGGTAGACACTGGACTCCTGTGATGGATATGTTAAGTGTGGCACCCTATCTTCAAGCTTCATTGCGCATAAAAGAGGCGTGGATGTTAAAGGGAGGTGTAAGATATGAGAATATGTCGGTACGTGTTCCTACTTATAAGACCTTACCCTATAGTGCCAAAGGCGATGGAGTTTTCTCTGCGAACAGTACGATTCAAGGAGGGACACTTCGTTATGATAATGTGACATTTAATGCAGGGCTTCGCTATATAGCGCATGATAGTTTTAGGCCATATTTTAGTTACTCTCAAGGGTTCTCAGTGTCAGATCTAGGGCGTGTACTTCGTTATGTTCCAGCAACGAAAGCGATTAATTCTATCGATGATATCTCGACAGAACCTGTGATAACAGATAATTATGAGCTTGGATTTAGCAGTCACTTTGGAATCTTTAAGATGTCTGCCTCTGGATTCTTAAGCACATCAGAGATGGGTAGCAGTTTGGTGTTTGATAAGGTAAGTCAAGGGTATGTCAACAAACGACAACCTCAAACAATATTTGGTTATGAAGTGACTGCGGATTTAAAGCTATGTAAGAAATTAATGGTTGGGGGTAGTTACTCGTTTACCGAAGGTCTATATGCGGATGATCAAACCAAGAGCATATCTTATATTCCAAACACCATTATTTCGGCTCCGAAGAGCACTGCATATATCGATTATCAACCTATTGAGAAATTATCATTACATATGAACGTACTACACGTAGGTCAAAGAGATCGCTTTGCTGCAAATGACAAGGGACTCTATGCATTTGGTCATCATCCTGTTAAAGATGCCTATACTGTGATTGATCTACTGGGGAGTTATCAATGTAATTCTCATCTAAAATTAATGGCCTCGGTGAAGAATCTATTAAATACAGACTATTTCCCTGCACGTTCGCAGTGGGGAGCTTTTAATGGGTCATATATTATTAAGGGAGAAGGGTTGACAATGCAACTCGGGCTAGAGTATACTTTATGA
- a CDS encoding DUF6266 family protein, whose protein sequence is MATQKNNALHGMVGDVVCYTLHGQKVARSRPHKYRDRKSTKQLAQRERMRLANQFLSYWPQIVRHAFVVESKTTITSYNRAKSLIMRHNIIGQYPNLYLDYAKIRMSISEEKVITQLKAHRVGAELHLQITNATKRQPTHLTLYLLLLVEGDPVQLGPFSWPNNNYLTVPLPDHLSKTEEMHLWLVPYDPLEQHYYESYYTNCMDLVEAQGMGHR, encoded by the coding sequence ATGGCAACACAAAAAAACAATGCCCTACATGGGATGGTAGGGGATGTGGTATGCTATACCCTCCATGGACAGAAAGTTGCAAGAAGTAGACCACACAAATATCGTGATCGCAAATCCACCAAGCAGTTGGCACAGAGAGAACGGATGCGTTTGGCAAACCAATTTCTATCCTACTGGCCACAAATCGTGCGTCACGCCTTTGTTGTGGAGAGTAAAACAACAATAACCTCCTATAATAGAGCCAAATCACTAATTATGCGACATAATATTATTGGACAATACCCAAACTTATATCTTGACTATGCAAAAATCAGAATGAGCATCTCGGAAGAGAAAGTGATCACACAGCTTAAAGCGCACAGAGTAGGAGCGGAGCTTCATCTTCAAATTACCAATGCAACAAAACGACAGCCTACCCATCTAACCCTCTACCTTCTTCTATTGGTGGAGGGAGATCCTGTACAGCTAGGTCCATTCTCTTGGCCTAACAACAACTACCTCACCGTTCCTCTCCCAGACCATCTGTCCAAAACCGAAGAGATGCATTTATGGCTCGTGCCATACGATCCGCTCGAACAACACTATTACGAAAGTTATTATACCAATTGCATGGATCTGGTTGAAGCGCAAGGGATGGGACACCGATGA